One part of the Treponema sp. OMZ 787 genome encodes these proteins:
- a CDS encoding TolC family protein, translating into MKKFLLSIIFGCVLFSAYAELNNETGIKEFFDRVNPLIQKNLQYKKMELGFKFNERLLFSEFAAWMPFPYIDLNTSVSGTKLDQLYSGLDIGASLGIAQRLPLGMNLSLTGKQSLGIFFDDKPEYSYKFNTSAGLSVPLWFMAPSALPDFLKQEFGLYPKKKQLSLLERDKGKKALIIKMLAAIGSEKILKKRIELLKNVQKWNTEEKSKNEILFSQGKLSVLEFSEKNKRIKQEEILLFQTEQSYQALMNEIGNMGLSFSDLSEDINSWLGFFEKFASYLQKEGSAGDESGLLRHEVEWMQSVQKFNSSIPRLFLSFGADVIPSKENYPSFPAAFMGYWKDNPTLKWSVSMNVKINLSPLHDDFRMNKNFKMLKEIKSLDEVFLRQSIEEEKNNGLKNIEKNLFASEMSKSALEIQKKYFTLAEELYKQGKSSIHDLFAAQNLLEEAEINYYAERLTYVLNVLQVYNF; encoded by the coding sequence ATGAAAAAGTTTTTATTAAGTATAATCTTCGGATGTGTTTTATTTTCTGCTTATGCCGAATTAAACAACGAAACCGGAATCAAGGAATTTTTTGACAGGGTAAATCCCCTTATCCAAAAAAATCTGCAATATAAAAAAATGGAATTGGGTTTTAAATTTAATGAAAGACTTCTTTTTTCGGAATTTGCAGCTTGGATGCCTTTTCCATATATCGATCTAAATACTTCCGTATCGGGCACTAAGCTCGATCAGCTATATAGCGGACTTGATATAGGGGCATCCTTAGGAATTGCTCAAAGGCTTCCCCTCGGAATGAATCTTAGCCTTACAGGTAAACAATCATTAGGTATCTTTTTTGATGACAAGCCTGAATATTCCTATAAATTTAATACCTCTGCCGGATTAAGTGTTCCGCTCTGGTTTATGGCTCCTTCTGCCTTGCCTGATTTTCTAAAACAAGAATTCGGCCTTTACCCGAAAAAAAAGCAGCTTTCCTTGCTTGAAAGAGACAAGGGGAAAAAAGCCTTGATTATTAAAATGCTTGCCGCCATCGGCTCCGAAAAAATTCTAAAGAAAAGGATAGAGCTATTAAAAAATGTTCAAAAATGGAACACCGAAGAAAAATCAAAAAATGAAATTCTATTTTCTCAAGGAAAACTGTCTGTTTTGGAATTTTCCGAAAAGAATAAAAGGATTAAGCAAGAAGAAATTTTGCTTTTTCAAACAGAGCAAAGTTATCAAGCTCTTATGAACGAAATCGGAAATATGGGTCTATCTTTTAGTGACTTAAGCGAGGATATAAATTCTTGGCTTGGCTTTTTTGAAAAATTTGCTTCTTATCTTCAAAAAGAAGGCTCTGCCGGGGATGAGTCAGGTCTTTTACGCCATGAAGTTGAGTGGATGCAGTCTGTTCAAAAGTTTAACAGCAGCATTCCAAGGTTGTTTCTATCATTCGGTGCCGATGTTATTCCGTCTAAAGAAAATTATCCGTCTTTTCCGGCAGCTTTTATGGGTTACTGGAAGGATAATCCTACTCTCAAATGGTCTGTGTCTATGAATGTAAAAATCAACCTGTCCCCTTTGCATGATGATTTTAGGATGAATAAAAACTTCAAAATGTTAAAAGAAATAAAGTCTCTGGATGAGGTTTTTTTAAGGCAAAGTATTGAAGAAGAAAAAAATAATGGATTAAAAAATATAGAAAAAAACTTGTTTGCCTCCGAAATGTCAAAATCAGCCCTTGAAATTCAAAAAAAGTACTTTACCCTCGCCGAAGAGCTTTATAAGCAGGGAAAAAGCAGCATCCACGATTTATTTGCGGCACAAAACTTATTGGAAGAAGCCGAAATCAATTATTATGCCGAAAGGCTTACCTATGTTTTGAATGTTTTGCAGGTTTATAACTTTTAG
- a CDS encoding Rpn family recombination-promoting nuclease/putative transposase: MNQLFKITLRNDYAFKRIFGSEENKDVLQDFLECILDISPKNIEGLELLDKEFQKDSINDKSGVLDVKLSLKNNTIIDIEIQTRWNSEFVQRTIFYWAKMYTENLKTGEVYTKLPKCITINIVGNGFNLNTLLHSEYNVVEKHINDRLSDELEIHFLNLAKVEENNNEKDEKKKKLYNWLRFIKTDDREVRNMLAQESPMMTKANETIEVMLQDPKEKWLYENRMKYEHDKASWKHIGYKEGVKCGIAQGIQRGFADGSYQAKLEIARLMKLKEFDINLIQEISGLPIEEIEKL; encoded by the coding sequence ATGAATCAACTATTCAAAATAACCCTCCGTAATGACTATGCCTTTAAGCGTATTTTCGGTTCGGAAGAAAACAAGGATGTTCTACAAGATTTTTTGGAATGTATTTTAGACATTTCTCCTAAAAATATCGAAGGCTTGGAACTTCTGGATAAGGAGTTTCAGAAGGATTCGATAAACGATAAAAGCGGTGTTTTAGATGTAAAATTGAGTCTAAAAAACAATACGATTATTGATATCGAAATACAAACCAGGTGGAACAGCGAGTTTGTTCAGCGTACTATCTTTTACTGGGCTAAAATGTACACCGAAAACTTAAAAACAGGTGAAGTGTATACAAAACTCCCTAAATGTATTACAATAAATATAGTGGGTAACGGTTTTAACTTAAATACCCTTTTACACAGTGAGTATAATGTAGTCGAAAAGCACATAAACGACAGGCTTTCCGATGAGCTTGAAATCCATTTTTTAAACCTAGCTAAGGTAGAAGAAAATAATAACGAAAAAGACGAAAAGAAAAAAAAGTTATATAATTGGCTAAGGTTTATCAAAACAGATGATAGGGAGGTACGCAATATGCTGGCACAAGAATCGCCGATGATGACAAAGGCAAATGAGACAATAGAAGTTATGCTCCAAGACCCAAAAGAAAAATGGCTCTATGAAAACCGAATGAAATACGAACACGATAAGGCTTCTTGGAAGCATATTGGTTATAAAGAAGGTGTTAAGTGCGGCATAGCACAAGGCATCCAGCGCGGCTTTGCAGACGGTTCTTACCAAGCCAAACTTGAGATTGCCAGGCTGATGAAATTGAAAGAATTCGATATAAACTTAATTCAAGAAATATCAGGCCTTCCCATTGAAGAAATAGAAAAACTATAA
- the rpmG gene encoding 50S ribosomal protein L33 has translation MAKKTAVELIALQCSECKRKNYTTSKNRKNIQGKLELMKYCSFDHKHTLHKEAKIK, from the coding sequence ATGGCTAAGAAAACAGCTGTAGAGCTCATAGCTCTTCAATGCAGCGAATGCAAAAGAAAGAATTATACTACATCTAAGAACAGAAAAAATATTCAAGGTAAGCTTGAATTGATGAAGTATTGTTCTTTTGATCACAAGCATACATTGCATAAGGAAGCAAAGATAAAGTAG
- the secE gene encoding preprotein translocase subunit SecE, protein MAKIGTFWKECIGELRKVVWPTASEVGSSVKVVLISTLIVAVFLGGLDAFFIACVGWIF, encoded by the coding sequence ATGGCTAAAATTGGAACTTTTTGGAAAGAATGTATAGGAGAGCTTAGAAAAGTTGTCTGGCCTACAGCTTCTGAAGTAGGATCTTCGGTAAAAGTAGTGCTGATTTCTACCCTTATTGTAGCTGTTTTTCTCGGCGGTCTTGATGCCTTCTTTATAGCTTGTGTAGGTTGGATTTTTTAA